Proteins from one Microtus pennsylvanicus isolate mMicPen1 chromosome 7, mMicPen1.hap1, whole genome shotgun sequence genomic window:
- the LOC142854422 gene encoding D-dopachrome decarboxylase isoform X2, with translation MPFIELETNLPASRIPAGLEKRLCSATAAILDKPEDRVSVTLRPGMTLLMNGSTEPCVQLLVSSIGVVGTAEQNRSHSSRFFEFLTKELALDQDRVSGLQGEPFQRESGYVLRQRTLD, from the exons ATGCCATTCATTGAGTTGGAAACGAACTTGCCAGCTAGCCGCATACCTGCAGGGCTAGAGAAGCGACTGTGTTCGGCCACCGCCGCCATTCTGGACAAACCCGAAGAC CGCGTGAGTGTGACGTTACGGCCTGGCATGACCTTATTGATGAACGGATCCACAGAGCCCTGCGTCCAGCTTCTGGTCTCTTCCATCGGCGTTGTGGGCACGGCAGAGCAGAACCGCAGCCACAGCTCCCGCTTCTTCGAGTTCCTCACCAAGGAGCTGGCCCTGGACCAGGACCG GGTGTCTGGTCTTCAGGGAGAACCTTTCCAGAGGGAATCTGGTTATGTCCTGAGGCAAAGAACTTTGGACTAG
- the LOC142854422 gene encoding D-dopachrome decarboxylase isoform X1, producing the protein MPFIELETNLPASRIPAGLEKRLCSATAAILDKPEDRVSVTLRPGMTLLMNGSTEPCVQLLVSSIGVVGTAEQNRSHSSRFFEFLTKELALDQDRICIRFIPLEAWQIGKKGTVMTFL; encoded by the exons ATGCCATTCATTGAGTTGGAAACGAACTTGCCAGCTAGCCGCATACCTGCAGGGCTAGAGAAGCGACTGTGTTCGGCCACCGCCGCCATTCTGGACAAACCCGAAGAC CGCGTGAGTGTGACGTTACGGCCTGGCATGACCTTATTGATGAACGGATCCACAGAGCCCTGCGTCCAGCTTCTGGTCTCTTCCATCGGCGTTGTGGGCACGGCAGAGCAGAACCGCAGCCACAGCTCCCGCTTCTTCGAGTTCCTCACCAAGGAGCTGGCCCTGGACCAGGACCG gATATGTATCCGCTTCATCCCCTTGGAGGCCTGGCAGATTGGAAAGAAAGGAACTGTCATGACGTTTCTATGA